The Kiritimatiellia bacterium genome includes the window GCTGAGTTCACAATCCTCACGTTCACGCTCAACGTCGTCCGTAGGGCGTGAGCACGCCTTCGCCCTGACGCTCTTCCTCCTCACTTGGAAGGACGCCTTCCTCGGCGTCCGAAAATATGATCCGGGACGGCGCCGGTGGAACGGCGCCCTCCGTTGCGACCCCTCGGGATGAGCCGTTCCTCTCTGCCGGTCATTTGGGGAGGGCAAGCGATGCAGGCCGCCCCCACATGGGCGGCGCCTCCCGCAAAAAATTCGTCAGCCGCAAAGGGCTGGCCTTCGAATTTGCAATCGCGATCTGATCTCAGAAAACCAGTATCGGGGTCGGACGGAAATGATGCTGTAGCCGGTGCCGTTGGCTCCGGAAATTTCCGTCGCTCAACCAGCCCAGCTACACATCATGAGGATAACGCTGTTGCCGGCGCTGTCGGCCCAACCCTCGAATAGCGTTCTGCGCATGCCTCGTACGCCCGCTCCCGACCCATCGCCTTCAGCCCGTTCGCTCCATCTGACCCATTCGAAGTTCTCCCATGGCAGCGCCCCTCCAGCCGCCGCCCTTGGGTTATTTCTATCGAATTTGCGAGGGGACATTCTCAAAGAGTCATGACAGTTTCACGAGCTCCCGCTCGACAAGTCAGCACACCAAGTGTAACTATTTTGAAATTAGCCGTTTGTTTTGATCTTATGCCAAAAGTTTTTGTTGGAAACATTCCTTTCACTGCTGACGAATCGCTAATGCGGGACTTGTTCGCGTCTTTCGGTCCAGTGGCAATCTCGAAGATCATCCGCGAACGCGATAGCGGCCGTTCTCTGGGATTCGGCTGGGTGGAACTGATGGATGACGAAGCGGCGGTGTCCGCCGCGGCTGCGCTCCACGGTCGGGACTGGATGGGCCGAAAAATCCGTACCGCTCTGATGCGGCCGAGCGACAATCGGCCGCGCATCGCATGAGGTCCACGATGCGCGCACTATTCAGATGGATCCGGCAAGGCCGCTATTTTCGCGAGCGCGCGACCCCGTCCGAAAGCTTTGAATCTTCAGTCCAGAATGGTTTCGGTTCTCGGGAGGCGTACACGTCACGCCCAAATCCGGCGTCCCTCCAGTGTGTCGGCGGAATGACGGCGTATATTTACGCGACCGCGCGCTCCGACCGCATCCCGCCCCGAAAACGCCCTTCACAGACCGCCTGGGTCGCCGACTAGGAAACTTCGCGGCGAATCACTCGACAGTCTCCATCAGGATGGTGTCGATCAACTTGCCGCCGACGTCCACCTCCGTCACGGCAACAACGCGGCTGCCGGAGCGAACGAGTCCGTGGTCCCTCAGGGCTTGAACTGCCTTGGCGAAGTTGCTTTCAGGGTTTTCCCCGAATTCCATATAGAAGGGGGTGAGCCCCCAGTGGAGCGTGAGCTGGTTCAACAGAATCTTGCTGTCCGTGAAAGCATATAGCGGAGAATGCAGGGGGCGGAGCCATGAGGCATTCCTCGCCATCGATCCGCGCCGCGTGAAGACAATCAGCGCTTCCGCATTGACTTCCTTAGAAAGCACGAAAGCCGATTTGACCATCTTGGCGCCCAAGCTGTCCATTCGGGCAGCCTCCGCATAGTTGGCGCCGCCGCTCCGTTCAACGCGGCGCGCGATACGATCCATCACCTCAATGCATTTGACCGGATAGCGCCCCACTGAGGTTTCGCCGGACAGCATGATGGCGTCCGCCTGCTCGTAGACCGCGTTGGAGACATCGGTAATCTCTGCCCGCGTCGGCGAGGGATTTTCAATCATGGACTCCAGCATGTGCGTGGCGACGATGACGGGTTTGCCGCGGATGATGCATTGTTTGACCACGCGCCGCTGGATGATCGGCAGCTCTTCATAGGGGCACTCCATGCCCAGATCGCCGCGCGCCACCATCACGCCATCTGCAGCGTCGATGATCGCGTTGACGTTGCGTACGCCCTCTTGGTCCTCGAGCTTGGCGATCACGCGCTGCGGGGCTTTTCGATAATCGAGAATCGCCTTGAGCCGCATGACGTCCGCCGCCTCTCGACAGAACGACATCGCGATGAAGTCCACACCAAGCTCGATGCCCAACTCGACATCGCGAATGTCTTTGTCCGTCAGGGCGGGCAGATTCACTCGTACACCAGGCAGGTTGATGTGCCGGCGGCTGCCCAGGACGC containing:
- a CDS encoding RNA-binding protein — translated: MPKVFVGNIPFTADESLMRDLFASFGPVAISKIIRERDSGRSLGFGWVELMDDEAAVSAAAALHGRDWMGRKIRTALMRPSDNRPRIA
- the pyk gene encoding pyruvate kinase, with protein sequence MSLSENSEIVPECPPRSVNAIRRTKIIATLGPATESPEMIRRLIDAGMNVARINMSHATPESTRALVSRIREAAVERGKLVGILMDLQGPAIRTGDLPTQLNLKPGERIALTVRGEKSEEQYSVDVNYDQLVDDIRVGDIVVVDNGMIQLKVLEKRRNQLTCEVLTEGVLGSRRHINLPGVRVNLPALTDKDIRDVELGIELGVDFIAMSFCREAADVMRLKAILDYRKAPQRVIAKLEDQEGVRNVNAIIDAADGVMVARGDLGMECPYEELPIIQRRVVKQCIIRGKPVIVATHMLESMIENPSPTRAEITDVSNAVYEQADAIMLSGETSVGRYPVKCIEVMDRIARRVERSGGANYAEAARMDSLGAKMVKSAFVLSKEVNAEALIVFTRRGSMARNASWLRPLHSPLYAFTDSKILLNQLTLHWGLTPFYMEFGENPESNFAKAVQALRDHGLVRSGSRVVAVTEVDVGGKLIDTILMETVE